Proteins from a genomic interval of Caulobacter sp. SL161:
- a CDS encoding glutathione S-transferase N-terminal domain-containing protein, translated as MRLLYSPLSPFARKVRVLTMEKGLSERLTFETIAPFQDESLRALNPLNKVPTLVLEGGETVFDSAVIVDFLDGLSEPTLIPNAQPARRRALTLEAAADGLGDAALLIVRERMRPEAQHRQDLFDRQLRAVHAALDLFEAADLPSDRFEIAEIAIAVQLAYLDVRQVVAWRPGRPALSAWYDAVSKRASMIATEPSTA; from the coding sequence ATGCGGCTTCTTTACTCGCCCTTGTCGCCGTTTGCCCGCAAGGTTCGTGTTCTGACCATGGAAAAAGGGCTGTCCGAGCGCCTGACGTTCGAGACGATCGCGCCGTTCCAGGACGAAAGCCTCCGGGCGCTGAACCCGCTGAACAAGGTGCCGACCCTGGTGCTGGAGGGCGGCGAGACGGTGTTTGATTCCGCCGTGATCGTCGACTTCCTGGACGGACTGTCCGAGCCGACCCTGATTCCGAACGCCCAGCCGGCGCGGCGGCGGGCCCTGACCCTCGAAGCGGCGGCCGACGGTTTGGGCGATGCGGCCCTGCTGATCGTCCGCGAGCGCATGCGGCCCGAGGCGCAGCACCGTCAGGACCTGTTCGATCGCCAGCTGCGCGCGGTTCACGCCGCGCTCGACCTTTTCGAAGCAGCGGATCTGCCCAGCGATCGGTTCGAAATCGCCGAGATCGCGATCGCCGTGCAGCTGGCCTATCTGGACGTGCGGCAGGTGGTCGCCTGGCGTCCCGGTCGCCCGGCCTTGTCGGCCTGGTACGACGCGGTCTCCAAGCGCGCCTCGATGATCGCGACCGAGCCCTCCACGGCTTGA
- a CDS encoding DUF2975 domain-containing protein, with protein sequence MRALGPGSVSSFLKIILDVIYVGLWIFVSLLSLFTLIALLFSFNPELLAAMLPISDAVEAVSRNGPLFAGALAAWALLLGGWMVIVERLRKIFATLTAGDPFHPDNVVRLRLIGLVLAGLEVGRYVFSGLARWLAPKAKVIDDSFTLTAWFSVLVVFVLAEVFREGARLRREAELTI encoded by the coding sequence ATGCGCGCCTTGGGGCCAGGCTCGGTTTCGAGTTTTCTGAAGATCATCCTCGACGTCATCTATGTCGGGCTGTGGATCTTCGTCAGTCTTTTGTCGCTGTTCACGCTGATCGCGCTGCTGTTCAGCTTCAATCCCGAATTGCTGGCCGCGATGTTGCCGATCAGCGACGCGGTCGAGGCGGTCAGCCGCAACGGCCCGCTGTTCGCCGGGGCCCTGGCGGCCTGGGCCCTGCTGCTCGGCGGCTGGATGGTCATTGTCGAGCGCTTGCGCAAGATCTTCGCCACCCTGACGGCCGGCGATCCCTTCCACCCCGACAATGTCGTGCGCCTGCGCCTGATCGGGCTGGTGCTGGCGGGCCTGGAGGTCGGCCGTTACGTCTTTTCGGGTCTCGCCCGCTGGCTGGCCCCGAAAGCCAAGGTCATCGACGACAGCTTCACCCTGACCGCCTGGTTCTCGGTGCTGGTGGTGTTCGTCCTGGCCGAAGTCTTCCGCGAGGGCGCGCGCCTGCGGCGCGAAGCCGAACTCACGATCTGA
- a CDS encoding S1C family serine protease, with product MPTPFEGYEVEARLRPSAEAYRFDLDQALASMVALEARVPADAYTAAILGTERVGNGVVISLGGLVVTMAYLITEAEEVVLTRNDGRRVPAHVLGLDVRSGLGLVQALEPLDLPAIKIGSARDLEAGSAIIAAGAGGRAHAVAGQVLTRMPFAGYWEYKLDDAIITAPAHPHWSGAALIGPKGDLVGLGSLTLEGRDQSGEARPLNLFVPAELLPPILDDLARGRSPHPPRPWLGVFAQDMENHVVIVGISPKGPADRAELRAGDLILAVAGKPVSDLSEFYDALWGLGEAGVTVPLKILREGDAFEMEVRSMDRANLLKKRRLN from the coding sequence GTGCCCACCCCGTTCGAAGGCTATGAAGTCGAAGCCCGCCTGCGTCCCTCGGCCGAAGCCTATCGCTTCGACCTCGACCAGGCGCTGGCCTCGATGGTGGCCCTGGAAGCCAGGGTTCCGGCCGACGCCTACACCGCCGCGATCCTCGGGACCGAACGGGTCGGCAACGGCGTCGTGATCAGCCTCGGCGGTCTGGTCGTGACCATGGCCTATCTGATCACCGAGGCCGAAGAGGTCGTTCTCACCCGCAATGACGGCCGGCGCGTGCCCGCCCATGTGCTGGGCCTCGACGTCCGCTCGGGCCTGGGCCTTGTTCAGGCGCTGGAGCCGCTGGACCTGCCGGCGATCAAAATCGGCAGCGCGCGCGACCTCGAAGCCGGCTCGGCGATCATCGCCGCCGGCGCCGGCGGCCGCGCCCACGCGGTGGCCGGACAGGTGCTGACCCGCATGCCGTTCGCCGGCTACTGGGAATACAAGCTCGACGACGCGATCATCACCGCGCCGGCTCACCCGCACTGGAGCGGCGCGGCCCTGATCGGTCCCAAGGGCGACCTCGTGGGCCTGGGGTCGCTGACCCTTGAGGGGCGTGATCAGAGCGGCGAGGCTCGCCCGCTCAACCTGTTCGTACCGGCCGAGCTGCTGCCGCCGATCCTCGATGATCTGGCGCGTGGCCGCAGCCCGCATCCGCCGCGCCCGTGGCTGGGAGTGTTCGCCCAGGACATGGAGAACCACGTCGTCATCGTGGGGATCTCGCCCAAGGGCCCCGCCGACCGCGCTGAACTGCGCGCCGGCGACCTGATCCTGGCCGTGGCCGGCAAGCCGGTTTCGGATCTGTCGGAATTCTACGACGCGCTCTGGGGTCTGGGCGAAGCCGGCGTCACGGTGCCGCTGAAGATCCTGCGCGAGGGCGACGCCTTCGAGATGGAGGTCCGCTCGATGGACCGCGCCAACCTGCTGAAGAAGCGGCGACTGAACTAG
- a CDS encoding helix-turn-helix domain-containing protein, whose product MPVRVNLDRVLLERRMSLTELSDRVGVTIANLSILKTGKARAVRFSTLDALCRELECQPGDLLSFEYGPADANDD is encoded by the coding sequence ATGCCCGTCCGCGTGAACCTCGACCGCGTGCTTCTGGAGCGCCGCATGTCGCTGACCGAACTGTCGGACCGCGTCGGCGTGACGATCGCCAACCTGTCGATCCTGAAAACGGGCAAGGCGCGCGCGGTGCGGTTCTCGACGCTGGACGCACTCTGTCGCGAACTGGAGTGCCAGCCGGGGGATCTGTTGAGCTTCGAGTACGGCCCGGCGGACGCGAACGACGACTAG
- the rdgB gene encoding RdgB/HAM1 family non-canonical purine NTP pyrophosphatase, with translation MALKLEVGAKLVAATHNPGKVPEIAALLDGRFEIVTAGQLGLPEPDETESTFVGNALLKARHAADLSGLPALADDSGLSVTALDGAPGIFSARWAGPSKDFALAMKKVEARLEETASDDRTAWFTSALAVAWPNGPAVVVEGRVDGTLVFPGRGTRGFGYDPIFVPEGHALTFGEMEPAAKDAMSHRARAFAKLKAALFD, from the coding sequence ATGGCGCTGAAGCTTGAAGTGGGAGCAAAGCTTGTGGCGGCCACCCACAATCCTGGCAAGGTCCCCGAGATCGCCGCCCTGCTGGATGGCCGGTTCGAGATCGTCACCGCCGGCCAGTTGGGCCTGCCCGAACCGGACGAAACCGAGAGCACCTTCGTCGGCAACGCGCTGCTGAAGGCCCGCCACGCCGCAGACCTGTCGGGCCTGCCCGCCCTGGCGGATGATTCGGGCCTGTCGGTCACCGCGCTGGACGGCGCGCCGGGCATCTTCTCCGCCCGCTGGGCCGGTCCGAGCAAGGACTTCGCCCTGGCCATGAAGAAGGTCGAGGCGCGCCTGGAAGAGACCGCGTCGGATGATCGCACCGCCTGGTTCACCTCGGCCCTGGCCGTGGCCTGGCCGAACGGCCCGGCGGTCGTGGTCGAAGGCCGCGTCGATGGAACCCTGGTGTTCCCGGGACGCGGGACGCGCGGCTTTGGCTATGACCCGATCTTCGTCCCCGAGGGCCACGCCCTGACCTTCGGCGAGATGGAGCCGGCCGCCAAGGACGCCATGAGCCATAGGGCCCGCGCCTTCGCCAAGCTGAAGGCGGCCCTGTTTGACTGA
- the rph gene encoding ribonuclease PH has translation MRPSERAPDQLRAVTLETGVNRYAEGSCLIGFGHTKVLVTATVEENVPGWMRNKGAGWVTAEYGMLPRATHTRGRREAAAGKQTGRTQEIQRLIGRSLRAVVDLKALGERQITLDCDVVQADGGTRTAAITGAWVALRLATKYLLDEGVLKTDPILGQVAAVSCGVFNGVPVLDLDYEEDSNAEADSNFVLTGEGDIVEIQATGEKRGFTRAEFESLYGLAEKGINELFALQRAAISR, from the coding sequence ATGCGTCCGTCCGAACGCGCCCCCGACCAGCTGCGCGCCGTCACGCTGGAAACCGGCGTCAACCGCTATGCGGAGGGCTCGTGCCTGATCGGGTTCGGCCACACCAAGGTGCTGGTCACCGCCACGGTCGAGGAGAACGTCCCCGGCTGGATGCGCAACAAGGGCGCCGGCTGGGTCACGGCCGAGTACGGCATGCTGCCGCGCGCGACGCATACGCGCGGTCGCCGCGAAGCCGCCGCCGGCAAGCAGACCGGCCGCACCCAGGAGATCCAGCGCCTGATCGGCCGCTCCCTGCGCGCCGTCGTCGACCTGAAGGCGCTGGGCGAGCGCCAGATCACGCTGGACTGCGACGTCGTCCAGGCCGACGGCGGCACCCGCACCGCCGCCATCACCGGCGCCTGGGTCGCCCTGCGCCTGGCCACGAAGTACCTGCTGGACGAGGGCGTGCTGAAGACCGACCCGATCCTGGGCCAGGTGGCGGCCGTCTCGTGCGGTGTGTTCAACGGCGTGCCGGTTCTCGACCTCGACTACGAGGAAGACAGCAACGCCGAGGCCGACAGCAACTTCGTGCTGACCGGCGAGGGCGACATCGTCGAGATCCAGGCGACCGGCGAGAAGCGCGGCTTCACCCGCGCCGAGTTCGAAAGCCTGTACGGTCTGGCCGAGAAGGGGATCAACGAACTGTTCGCCCTGCAGCGCGCCGCGATCAGCCGTTAA